Proteins encoded within one genomic window of Aquarana catesbeiana isolate 2022-GZ linkage group LG03, ASM4218655v1, whole genome shotgun sequence:
- the LOC141134688 gene encoding nodal homolog 2-A-like: MTWMNVILYLTTISMVQGLPAFMQENQKRIPLQQSNHGLRTSSSLDGQAYSPNKKYSPFMMQLYQSLIMGNDTGLSSLEHSILQDSDTVLRLTAKGCTKMDNHRSLYFDMSSLSSSNEIQLAEFRIQLSPTEKTQDMILHIYHSEQGSKRLLLQSFHIDSSVTMGDSWKVFTLTKILNAYLNLRQTSYYDDIMGGGTSSQKDHENGCTDISTDRVLLIVFTKDNPSAKVNGYPNLIQTVESSKYVMSPEVKSEQGIKRHRKNRNTKDSIIMNHFPSRTVEDGKPLCQRVDMMVDFEKFGWGNLIIHPKNFNAYRCEGACPIPLSEPFKPTNHAYIMSLLKLFNSDKVECASCAPVKMRPLSMLMNDNGDVVMKHHEDMIVEECGCH, encoded by the exons GcaagaaaaccaaaaaagaatTCCTCTTCAACAATCTAACCATGGATTAAGAACTTCAAGCAGTCTTGATGGACAGGCATACTCTCCAAATAAGAAGTACTCACCATTTATGATGCAGCTCTATCAGAGCCTCATTATGGGGAATGACACAGGTCTGTCCAGCCTGGAGCATTCCATCCTTCAAGATTCAGATACTGTCCTAAGACTTACTGCCAAAG GATGCACCAAGATGGACAATCATCGATCACTCTACTTTGACATGTCCTCTCTCTCAAGCAGTAATGAGATTCAATTGGCAGAGTTTAGGATTCAACTTTCTCCTACAGAGAAAACACAAGATATGATACTGCATATTTACCACAGCGAACAAGGTTCCAAGAGATTGCTTCTGCAGTCTTTTCACATTGATTCCTCTGTAACAATGGGTGACTCCTGGAAAGTGTTTACCCTCACTAAAATTTTGAATGCTTATCTCAACCTTCGTCAAACTTCATATTATGATGATATCATGGGGGGTGGAACCTCATCTCAGAAGGATCATGAGAACGGTTGCACAGACATATCTACTGACAGAGTTTTATTGATAGTGTTCACAAAGGACAACCCTTCTGCTAAAGTCAATGGATATCCCAACCTCATCCAAACAGTGGAGTCTTCTAAATATGTGATGTCACCAGAAGTCAAAAGTGAACAAGGTATCAAAAGGCACAGGAAGAACAGAAATACAAAAGACAGCATCATAATGAACCACTTTCCATCCAGAACCGTGGAGGATGGAAAACCCTTGTGTCAAAGAGTTGATATGATGGTGGACTTTGAGAAGTTCGGGTGGGGAAATCTGATTATCCACCCGAAGAATTTCAATGCCTACAGATGTGAAGGAGCCTGCCCCATTCCCCTAAGTGAGCCCTTCAAACCAACCAACCATGCTTACATTATg agttTGCTGAAGCTATTCAATTCAGATAAAGTTGAATGTGCCTCCTGTGCCCCAGTGAAAATGAGACCTTTGTCTATGCTGATGAATGACAATGGAGATGTGGTAATGAAACACCACGAAGATATGATTGTAGAAGAATGTGGATGTCATTGA